In Amycolatopsis sp. EV170708-02-1, the following are encoded in one genomic region:
- the dxr gene encoding 1-deoxy-D-xylulose-5-phosphate reductoisomerase: protein MTTSRSVLVLGSTGSVGAQALDVAARNPELFRVAGIAAGGSDPAALAAQALAHQVDAVAISRPTAVEDLQLALYAEAQKRGYSSGDFKLPRIYAGADAVVEMIDATPVDVVLNALPGSQGLPPTLRALATGATLALANKESLIAGGPLVLAAAKPGQLVPVDSEHSAIAQALRAGRESEVARLVLTASGGPFRGRKREELADVTVEQAMAHPTWSMGPLITINSSTLVNKGLELIEAKLLFDIETDRIDVVVHPQSIIHSMVTFVDGSTIAQASPPDMRLPIALALHWPDRVPGAAAACVWDKPASWTFEPLDNDAFPAVELARHAGTVGGCIPAVYNAANEELVAAFLAQNTGFTSIVDTIAQVVEAADEWRREPRDVDDVLAAERWARARAGALIGKGK from the coding sequence ATGACTACCTCGCGAAGTGTGCTCGTGCTCGGTTCGACCGGATCGGTCGGCGCCCAGGCCCTCGACGTCGCGGCCCGCAACCCGGAGCTGTTCCGGGTCGCCGGGATCGCCGCGGGCGGCTCCGACCCCGCCGCGCTGGCCGCCCAGGCCCTGGCGCACCAGGTCGACGCCGTCGCCATCAGCAGGCCGACGGCCGTGGAAGACCTGCAGCTCGCGCTGTACGCCGAGGCGCAGAAGCGCGGCTACTCCAGCGGCGACTTCAAGCTCCCGCGCATCTACGCCGGGGCCGACGCGGTCGTCGAGATGATCGACGCCACCCCCGTGGACGTCGTGCTCAACGCGCTCCCCGGTTCCCAGGGGCTCCCGCCGACCCTGCGCGCGCTCGCCACCGGTGCCACGCTCGCGCTGGCCAACAAGGAGTCGCTGATCGCGGGCGGGCCGCTCGTGCTGGCCGCGGCCAAGCCCGGCCAGCTCGTCCCGGTGGACTCCGAGCACTCCGCGATCGCGCAGGCCCTGCGTGCCGGCCGCGAGTCCGAGGTCGCCCGGCTGGTGCTCACCGCCTCGGGCGGCCCGTTCCGCGGACGCAAGCGCGAGGAGCTGGCCGACGTCACCGTCGAGCAGGCGATGGCGCATCCGACCTGGTCGATGGGGCCGCTCATCACGATCAACTCGTCCACTTTGGTCAACAAGGGCCTGGAGCTGATCGAGGCGAAGCTCCTGTTCGACATCGAGACAGACCGCATCGACGTGGTCGTCCACCCGCAGTCGATCATCCACTCGATGGTGACCTTCGTGGACGGTTCGACGATCGCCCAGGCCAGCCCGCCCGACATGCGGCTGCCGATCGCGCTGGCGCTGCACTGGCCGGACCGCGTGCCCGGCGCGGCGGCCGCGTGCGTCTGGGACAAGCCCGCGAGCTGGACTTTCGAGCCGTTGGACAACGACGCGTTCCCCGCCGTCGAGCTGGCGCGGCACGCCGGGACCGTCGGTGGCTGCATCCCGGCGGTCTACAACGCGGCGAACGAAGAGCTGGTGGCCGCCTTCCTGGCACAGAACACCGGCTTCACCTCGATTGTGGACACTATTGCCCAGGTGGTGGAAGCCGCCGACGAATGGCGTCGTGAACCTCGCGACGTTGATGACGTACTAGCTGCCGAGCGCTGGGCTCGCGCGCGTGCCGGTGCGCTGATCGGTAAGGGGAAGTAG